tgccagctggaaaaaaataaaataaatttaagctAGCGTATTCCAACTCCCTTTTTTTGCTTCATGGAAGAGGTAATAGGTGTGTGTATAAGCATGTCATAAAAATTTGTTTGTCTCTATAACAAGATATAGCAGTGGTGGCactaaaaataaaggcaaatagttttgtttaaaaattgactATTTAAAttctataaaaagaaaaactctaagaaaataatgaaataaataaaacatatgTATGAAAAATAGTATTTGAAGTTTAGAAAAATCTCTGCATGTGTTTTCCAAAGATCAGAAGGATTTTCTTATGGGCAGGTCTGTTAAACCCTTGTTGAGTAAGAAAGTTGTCTAGTACTTAAAgctaaagaaattaaattgagctatgctaatttaattttttatgctGACCATTTGCTGACTGATAATTTTTAGCTATAATCTAGTTTCATTATACATTTTCCCAAAATTATCTGTATAAAGTTTGTTTTATTAAACTAGCCTGTACGTATTTTTTGCCTGCCTGCAAGAAAGGTTAGCTAAGGTATATAAAGATTCTCTAACTGAACTCCTCTGTGTCAAGTAAAGTCTTGCTCAGTTTTTTGTGGTTATATTTCTctgacagctctgcagcagaCTTGCTGCTTTATTACTGGTTTAGAGAATGTATGGTGTGTTGTCTTTTCacaattaaaaccaaaccaaacaaatttTACTAGGAGACCAAAGCCTGTGacattttgagggttttttacaTGCTTGCACTTAGGTGAGTGTGTGGGTGACTCATTACTACTGGCAGCAAGGCAAAGACCcattgaaaaaaaatgtagagGATTATATGTCCTTCCAGTTTCTGAGCAAAGGTTACAGCAATTCACTATAGCCAAGGTTACAGCAATACACTATAGCCAAGGTATGGATAGAGAACTTCTAACTGGAAATCAGTTTTGCTTATGCAAAAACTTTAAATCAGGCACAAAGTGAGCCCCATGGCATTTCTTCCCCAATTGTATTGCTTCTGCTACAGACACTGTGACTGCAAATGAGCAGCTGCAAATGCAAATACTCTTGTTAATTGagtattaatattaattaataatgACTGGAGAATGAAGGAGACAGAATTTTCCCAAATACATACATTTATTCTTCATAAATCAGCACTAACACAAGGCTTACAGCAGCACAAACAACATTTGATTTTGCCAGACAGCCATGGAACATAGTTTGGCTGTTGCAGGGGGGAACATACAACACCCAAGAAACTGGGCTTGCTGTCCCTGCTGTAAGCCAGGGATGGAAACAGAGGGGGTGCTGGTGGAAGAAAAGATCATCCCATTCACTGTTAACCCCTCCTGTTAACATCCCAGGAGTAGTCAGCTGTGCCTTTCCACAGCTTTCATAGATGTACACTATAGTGTGTCTGCCTGGAATtagttttgctgctgctgtgttcatGGGGTTCACAATCAGCTGCCCCTTTGCCAGACACCGCAGGGTGACTATAGCAATTGATTGTTCAAACATTCTGCAGCCAATTATGGTAATGCtaggcacttttgtgtcttatAGAAAACTAATTAAAACAAAGGCTTACTGCCTGAAGAAGGATGAAGCTTTTAAAACTGCATAGGATATGTTGCTCTGGCATTCAATTAAAAGCTCACTAATATCAGAAACAATTCCTTTAAAATGTATTATACTTTGACACTTCTGTAGGTGATCAATGTAGGTGAACAAGGGGCATTTGTTTATGTGATTTATGCCAGTTACATTTGTTACAAATGCAATCCAGTACACAGCTTTATAAACTGGGTATTGCTGGGGCAGGTAAGGTGATGGCTCTCAAACTGCTGCTCATCATAATGTATCAATTCCTGAAGTTGTTGTGCTTGGGTGTGTAGTAACTCCATTTgctcaaaaatattatttctatcAGGAACTTGAAGTGATGTTTATGAGTCAGAAAAATCTCTCACTACTTTTGTACCCTCTCCAGAATACTGTAGGAGACATACAGGAGATGCAGTTGAATATTGCGTTTACCTAAATGAATGTTTACAAATCTGTGCGACCTGTTGGATATTTTACAAACGATATATGAGCTAGGCATTATGTGGGATGGATTTCTTGTTACTTATGAAGGTTTATATGCTGTTACAGCATAAGTACTAtttccaaaataattaaaaccacCTGGAATCTCGTAAAAGGCTAAAACACAACAGGGACTGAACAAGCTGCACTGCCCAAGGAGTAAAGCAGAGAATATTCAGTATTTCTCAGGCTTTTTATACTCAGAAGAATTGGTTTAAGTAGGCAGTTAATCTCCCTGAATTATTTTATCCATTCTCTGTGGTTTATACTGAGAGCAGTAGCCAAGTCAGTCTGTCCCTCTTTGGAACCACTTGGTGCCTGGGTCCCGTCTCAGCTGCGATGCTGCCTGCAGTGACAGGGATGGACTGCATCCCCTTATCTGGAGTCTTGATTAAAGCACTGTTCTTAATGTCACATAGTAGCAGTTTTTCAAATAACATGTTAGTAGACAAGAAAACTACTGCTATTCAGACCTTGCTGCTtagaaaaatactttaattAATCCATAGACTAAGCAATGATAAAATACAAAGTTTAGACTGCACAGGACATTACAATGAGCATAATCCTTCCCTTTAGCTTAATgtcccccctctttttttttttgcaattcttAACATTAAGAGCATGTGCAAGACAATGtataaaatgcatttgtttacattttctctgttacataatgtataaaaatatattggGTTTCCATCAAAATTAACTTTCAAAAAGAGAATTATTGGAAAAGACAAGATTCTACAAAAATATGACACATCCAGACTTTAAAGTTTACGTGGGAGAACAAAGGTGTTGACTCAAAATACAAAAGCATTCACACGTGCAGTGAGGAAAAGGCAAGCTTGGTAGACTGCAAGACAGGAAAGCAAAAGTGGTAGTGTGGGGATTTGTGTACTTATCAGTTTAGGAGTGATTAATTACTTTATAcaaaaagaagattaaaaaaagattgAACCATGCCACAGGATTTGTCCAAGCATCTACAATATATGTTGTGATTTTGTGCTCCTTCATTTTGATGTTGCCTTAAGTATCTTCATTTTCTCCCCTTCTGGCCTAAAATGGATTGGTGAAAGCAGACCCTGCAAGATTATGAAAGACAGGTAGTTATTGTCCAAGCAATATGTTAGAAATGCTATGATTAAATAATCTTCATGTTCAGTTCTGAAAACCTGAGTCATCTGACAGGGTACATCAGAAAAAAGTctgctgctgaggaggaagggggaCAACAGATCTAGGACTGATTAGTAAGATGTAAAGTCACCTACATGATCTCAGTTCATACTCACCCCAATCATGATGACCAGAATCTGTCACTGTTTAGTGATTCACAGTGACCATGACATCACATTATATGTCAGTAGTTTTAGTAGGAAGAATAGGGCTCAAACTGTCAGGGATTTGAGCTTCCCTTCTACAGAGCAATGACTACCCAAAGCTGAGACTGAACTCCTAATACCAGCGAACTTTTTAGTATTGTAATTACTTTATTAATGTACTGTCATTTATATGCACACAGCGATAAACAGAGAATGCAGCATCCATTTCCACACACTCCCACATGCATACCCAGCCTTTTTTACACTTCATTAAATATTGAAATGTAGTACCCTAACAACTTGTGACTCGTGTATTGAGAAAGTAGCTACCATTGAAAGATGCAAACAGGTTGGACAAGTAGAGACAGAAAATTGTAAATTAGTATATTGAGTTGTCTAAACAAtcgaggatgaggatgaagcgTTGGTTCAGTTTAATGTTAGTACCATATCATGTAGTTACCTTCTAAAGTTCTGTGTGAGTATGTGGAAGAATATTTGGGAGATGTTAATTGTCTTCTGCCCATTCCATGGGATCTTGAGAGCACACAGTCTACATACATATCCCAGAAGTTCTGGGCTAAGTCATTGAAGAGTTCATTGTGCTTGGGCTTAGGGGATTCCTTTAGGAACATCATGAAGTCCCAGAGAGCAATGACTGTATCTGCTACCTTGAGTTTCTTCATTTCCACCAGCCCTTGGGACGATACCTGCCAGCACTGATGGTCAATCTCACGCAGGCTTGGAGGAGTTTCTTTTTGATACTCTAGATTGGCATAAACCAAATTCACTATCAATATACAGCCCAGCTGAAGATACCACCATCGTTTCCATACAAATTCCATCCTTCAAGAAGATACCTGAAAAGAAGAGTATAAAATCACAGTGATTCTGATGTTATGTAGTTCATTGCCACATAACTTGTGGGTACCCCAAGAGATGATTTATACaggtattcagaaaaataaatgcagtaaatACCAATGAACCCTAATGCTGGAAGTTAGGTTTGCACCTAGAAATTGTTAATGACATTTAGAACATGAAAACCTGAAGCAAAAAGTTTGAAGTGACCATAGCCTATGTTAGAACTGCTCCTTGAGACCAAGACTTCTTCCCTTAAACTCCTGTGCTTGGATTGTCAGCAAAATCAGGTTAATAGCAGATGCTTAAAGAGTCATAGTCAAATGCTGATTTAAATTACTGCAAACAAGTAACAGTTATAAACAGGCAGTCTTTCATGGAAAGTCCAACTCAGAAAGATGGTAATGAAGGAATGGTAAACCAGACCATAAACTGTATTAGGTGAGTTGTAGGCATGTTATGAACTCATTCAGTAGCTGTTGCAAGACTGGAAGAGGGAAAATTCTTTTCTGGCTTATACTAGAAAATTAGGTAAGATTTTGGCATTATTATTTCTAGTATATATGCAAAACACACAAACTATCTGGAGAATTAGAGATGGAAAGAGCAATAACACAGGAGGCATAAGGAAAACTTCAAATGCTACAGAATATGTATTCTTTACTACACACAAATTCCCCCTGGGAAAAATGCAGTCTCCTTATTATGTGTATTCCATATCCTTGAATCAAGTTTAGACAGAACAGCACTAAAACacctgataattttttttatcagtCCTTCCTATCAAGATAAAGTGCACTGGAACAGGAGAATAAACATAAAGAGGAaaccaatcaaacaaacaaaaaagacaaacaTAGGAAGAAgtctgaagaaaaagaagacagtCAAAACTCTCAGACAGTGCCCCTTATTTTGGTATCCTAAATCAATTCCATTTTAAATAGTTGGTGCCATGCTTATTTCCTCCAATTTCCAATTCAGAGTGTAAAATACAATTGCAAAAATTATGTGatgttttgtaaagaaaaaaaaggcaacatttTGGGCAGCTGTGCAAATTTTACTGGAAATTTGGCCAGAATTGCAAGTGTGCTCTTCAACTGAAAATATCCCTGGGCACTGTCGATATGAAAAGTTAGTCTGTGATGTCTTCAAAGTGCTAACACACTGATGTTCTTTCTGCAACTCCTAGGATGCAATTAAAGAGAGAATAATCCATAGATGATAATAACATTTATGTGGAATGTCTGTAAGAATACAGAATTGGGGTGACACCATGGAGTTCACAGTGGCACCAAACTGGGTTAGGAAGCAAGACAGCTTGAAATAGGCCTTCTTGCTGCAGCCTCGGGGTTCTGGGATGATTTTTAGTTTGAATGTGTAATCACACTGCTGCAGCCACCTGAGGTCCTTAGTCATGTATTCCTTTACTTCAGCTTCAGAGCCCAAGGAACTGAGCCAGACAGATACCCTCCAACCTAGCTCCTTCCTAAAACCTGGGCCAGGTAGATTTCAGCAGGCAGCAGAACCACCTGCCTCAGCACTCTGAGAGCTGATCAACATACATTAGTTCCTCTTCTTTGTGTTCTTAGAAAACTGGTTCCAGCAAACAAGTAGGGATGGAAATGCTTCTCTTCTCACTTCTACTTCACTATGCACCAGCATTCAGAGGAAGGACACACTGGCAATTTACTACAAAGTAGGAAAACATCAGCCAGGAAACCACCAACATTTTGAGTTGTTGTGGTTTCATGTTTTAATCCAGCTAAAAACTGAAATGCTAAAGGTCCATTTGAACACCACAAACAGGAGCAGAGACCACAACAAACCTCAGAGACTTTGAGCAAGTAACTCCCACTATTCAGTACAAGAGAGGTGAATTTCACAAAGGCAGTAACTAAAGAGCCACAGCAGAAGCTGTACTTACAGTATTTAAGCGAGGAGATGGAAAACAGTAGCCTTGAAAAACAGGAGTCAGCCacttggggaaaaagaaagacattaaCGAGAGGGCTGCAAGTGCCTGGAAACTGCTGGGTGCTCCGAGGATGCTGAGGTTACAGTGCACAGGGACAATTGCCActggcaaagcagcagcagcagctgaactcAGGTGGGTGGAAGGGTGgagggagctgtggctgtggtAGCCCCACCTctttctgcagcagcacccagtgtcagcccaggctgggctggggcctcACCTGGAGACTGCCTTCTGGGGATGGGAGGTGTCTCGGCTCCTCGGGaagaggggggacagagggctGTCAGAGAGAGGAAAACACAATGGATAGCAAATCATTCTCCTAATCAGGAACATGAACACTCCCATTTGATAAACTCCCATTTCATAAACCTAGGTTTCCATTCATGTTCCTGTTTACCTACCAGAACATGCAGGGACAATGTTCcaagtaatgaaaaagaacaaatatGTGGTAAAATTGGGTCTGTTAGGGTTTCACATCATGCATTGGTGGAGTGCAACATGACAGGAACAGTCAGTTCTTTCAAGTAGAAATATAGTCATTTCTGTCTAAAAACCAATATATACAGTACTTAAGCACAAATATCTGCTCTGAAATGACAGTGTTCACAATAATTAGGTATCTTCTGGAAGCCTTTCCAGCTAAGCTATATCAACACTGTTTCAAAATCTTGCTTCAGAAAATATCTGGAAGACTGGAATATAGTTAGCTTATCTCTGAACTCACTGTATTATTGAGAGGAGCTAAAGCTCTATTAGTTGTAATTATTCCTTGACATTCTAAAGCGTGTTCATAACAAAGAGATTAAAGCATTAGGAAGACTTCACAAGGAACCTACCTTTAAGTGAGTTCCTTTGTATcactaataaaaaataaagcattcaGTAAGTTTTCAAGCTAagaaaattttccctttttgccTGCTTTATGCActaaaaaatgccaaaatttcAAAGGCATTTAAAGGCATGTAAAGAGGTGGGTAGTTCCACAGCTTCTTGGCTGTGGCATCAGTCCTTTCTCATTTCATTCCCACTTGAAACATCTAGGTGTAGTAGCACAGGATACTGGTGCAAACACAGTGATTTCCTTCTACCCCAAAAGCCACTGAAGGCAGCCTTTGATCATATTTCTTCATcctacagatttatttttatcaccctcctcttgcttttcctttttctagttACATCCACCATTTTTAGTCTTAAAACAAAGTATTTGCAGAACACAACTATAGAAATCAAAATGCTAAGATAGAGATTTTTGTTGGTAAAAtcctttcaaataaaaatacctCTTTTTAAAATGCCACCTCATCAACAATGTTCTCTTAGGAATATACATGAGAATTCATTGATAATACCTAAAAAATCACCTCTCCAAGTGAAAAAGGTTCTGAAGGCTGACTtccatattttattttcctttctgatgTTATGCATTTTGTCAGTCATGCACTGAGGG
This genomic interval from Aphelocoma coerulescens isolate FSJ_1873_10779 chromosome 2, UR_Acoe_1.0, whole genome shotgun sequence contains the following:
- the FAM237B gene encoding protein FAM237B is translated as MEFVWKRWWYLQLGCILIVNLVYANLEYQKETPPSLREIDHQCWQVSSQGLVEMKKLKVADTVIALWDFMMFLKESPKPKHNELFNDLAQNFWDMYVDCVLSRSHGMGRRQLTSPKYSSTYSHRTLEGSAFTNPF